Proteins encoded together in one Mannheimia haemolytica window:
- a CDS encoding TRAP transporter solute receptor, TAXI family, protein MKKLVKLSFLASLVMGTASVQAAETFVTIGTGGQTGVYYVVGQSICQLVNRDSAKTGLKCNAPSTGASVANLNAIAAKEMDMGIAQSDWQYHAYNGSSSFEGKKNDKIRAIFSLHPEPFTVMARTDSGIKSFDDLKAKRVNVGDPGSGTRATMNVILAAKGWTDKDFKVASELKPAEMASVMCDNNLDAITYNVGHPNGALKEAAASCDAKLVPVTGPEIDKLVADHSYYAKATIPGGLYKGSDEPTETFGVYATLVTSADVDADKVYNVTKAVFDNFDRFKRLHPAFEHLKQEEMIKNALSAPLHEGAIRYYKEKGWIK, encoded by the coding sequence ATGAAAAAATTAGTCAAACTTTCTTTCCTTGCAAGCCTTGTGATGGGAACAGCATCTGTTCAAGCGGCTGAAACATTTGTGACTATCGGAACAGGCGGTCAAACCGGTGTTTATTATGTTGTGGGTCAATCTATTTGCCAATTAGTAAACCGTGATTCAGCAAAAACAGGTTTAAAATGTAACGCTCCTTCAACAGGGGCATCGGTTGCAAACTTAAATGCGATTGCAGCAAAAGAAATGGATATGGGGATTGCACAATCAGACTGGCAATACCACGCCTATAACGGCTCAAGCTCATTTGAAGGTAAGAAAAACGATAAAATTCGCGCCATTTTCTCGCTTCACCCGGAACCGTTTACAGTAATGGCTCGTACCGATTCAGGCATTAAGTCGTTCGATGATTTAAAAGCAAAACGTGTAAACGTGGGCGACCCGGGTTCCGGTACTCGTGCAACAATGAACGTGATTTTAGCGGCAAAAGGCTGGACGGATAAAGATTTCAAAGTGGCTTCTGAATTGAAACCGGCAGAAATGGCATCTGTAATGTGTGATAACAACTTAGATGCGATCACTTATAACGTAGGTCACCCGAATGGTGCGTTAAAAGAAGCAGCCGCTTCTTGCGATGCGAAATTAGTGCCGGTAACCGGCCCTGAAATTGATAAATTAGTGGCAGATCACTCATATTATGCCAAAGCTACGATTCCGGGCGGTTTATATAAAGGTTCAGATGAGCCGACAGAAACTTTCGGTGTATATGCAACGTTAGTAACTTCTGCCGATGTGGATGCAGATAAAGTGTACAATGTAACCAAAGCGGTATTTGATAACTTTGATCGTTTCAAACGTTTACACCCGGCGTTTGAACACTTAAAACAAGAAGAGATGATCAAAAACGCTCTTTCTGCTCCGTTACACGAGGGTGCAATTCGTTACTATAAAGAGAAAGGTTGGATTAAGTAA
- the siaT_3 gene encoding Neu5Ac permease: protein MSVESKVDYDDLQDMVASNDSGGRTPSGLAKKAIVYVAILWSVFQIYYASPLPFVFQEWLTHAGINLNVVVDDTKARSIHLAFAMFLAFLSYPAFASSPKHHIPKIDWVFAIVGAGLALYYIFFYEGLVKRFGAPNTQDIIAGCLGILLVLEATRRSLGLPLVVIAIVFLIYNFFGQYFPADWIVSHRSGSLSQIINQQWITTEGVFGVALGVSTKYVFLFVLFGALLDKAGAGNYFIKTAFAYLGHLRGGPAKAAVVSSALTGLISGSSIANVVTTGTFTIPMMKRVGFTKEKAGAVEVASSVNGQIMPPVMGAAAFLMIEYVNMPYSQLITHAFLPALISYIALVYIVHLEACKMNLQGLPRAEEPSPILVFLLRTVASILVIVGLAIGVYYGLGWIRDVAEDYAFMIVCAFLGLWYLLAIRRVASYPDLEADDPNSEIVSLPKRKPTVNAGLHYLIPVVVLLWCLMVEMLSPGLSAFWGTITLIFIQLTQRPLLNFFRKESVTKEIIKQGVRDVVDSLEAGGRNMTGIALATATAGIIVGVVALTGFGVQLSSVIELLSMGNIVLMLILVAVFSLILGMGLPTTANYIVVSSLMATVIVEVGRQNGLIVPLIAVHLFVFYFGIMADVTPPVGLASFAAAAISGGSPINTGMVAFKYSLRTVILPFLFIFNTDLLLIDLRYPGHGWVVFITATIGVLAFTSATMQYIVTKNKWWETVLLVVAAFALFRPGFFMDRIYPSERHIEPVQFEEQLLESKVGQNVTLKVEGLNPYGKEIEFYAQLPVPEGSTGEERLKNLGLTLIQTDEKIEVDGVETPKVVIDMVEIDSPAAKAGLNWDQTIHYIAVPQDAPSKDWIFIPALLLVFGIVANQRRRVKKQ, encoded by the coding sequence ATGTCAGTTGAATCTAAGGTTGATTACGATGACCTACAAGATATGGTTGCTTCCAATGACAGTGGCGGTCGAACCCCGTCCGGTCTTGCGAAGAAAGCCATTGTGTATGTCGCCATTCTTTGGTCTGTGTTCCAAATTTATTATGCTTCTCCATTGCCGTTTGTATTCCAAGAATGGCTTACTCACGCAGGCATTAATTTGAATGTGGTGGTGGACGACACCAAAGCTCGTTCTATCCATTTAGCCTTTGCAATGTTCTTGGCGTTCCTTTCTTATCCGGCATTTGCCAGTTCGCCTAAGCACCATATTCCGAAAATAGATTGGGTGTTTGCCATCGTAGGAGCTGGGTTAGCGTTGTACTATATTTTCTTCTATGAAGGTTTGGTGAAACGTTTTGGAGCGCCAAATACGCAAGATATTATCGCCGGCTGTTTAGGGATTTTATTGGTGCTGGAAGCAACCCGCCGTAGTCTTGGCTTGCCGTTGGTCGTGATTGCGATTGTGTTCCTTATCTATAACTTCTTCGGGCAATATTTCCCTGCCGATTGGATCGTAAGCCACCGCTCAGGTTCGCTTTCTCAAATTATCAACCAACAATGGATTACCACTGAAGGCGTGTTTGGTGTAGCCCTTGGGGTTTCGACCAAATATGTGTTCCTGTTCGTATTATTCGGCGCCTTGCTCGATAAAGCAGGAGCAGGTAACTACTTTATTAAAACTGCCTTTGCCTATTTAGGGCATTTGCGTGGTGGTCCGGCAAAAGCGGCGGTGGTGTCTTCCGCTTTAACCGGTTTGATTTCAGGATCATCGATTGCGAACGTAGTAACGACAGGTACTTTCACCATTCCAATGATGAAACGGGTTGGCTTTACCAAAGAAAAAGCCGGTGCGGTGGAAGTTGCCTCATCAGTAAACGGTCAAATTATGCCACCGGTAATGGGGGCGGCGGCGTTCTTGATGATCGAATATGTGAATATGCCGTATAGCCAGCTGATTACTCACGCTTTCTTACCTGCGTTAATTTCGTATATTGCGTTGGTGTATATCGTGCATTTAGAAGCTTGTAAGATGAATTTACAAGGCTTACCAAGAGCCGAAGAGCCAAGCCCGATTTTAGTCTTCTTGCTAAGAACCGTAGCTTCAATTTTAGTGATCGTAGGATTAGCGATTGGCGTTTACTACGGCTTAGGTTGGATTCGTGATGTGGCAGAAGATTATGCGTTTATGATTGTCTGTGCTTTCTTAGGCTTATGGTATCTACTGGCTATTCGCCGTGTGGCAAGCTACCCTGATTTAGAAGCGGACGATCCAAACTCAGAAATTGTTTCTCTACCAAAAAGAAAACCAACCGTAAATGCAGGTTTACATTACCTTATTCCTGTGGTTGTGCTACTTTGGTGCTTAATGGTGGAAATGCTTTCGCCGGGCTTATCCGCATTCTGGGGAACCATTACCTTAATTTTTATTCAATTAACCCAACGCCCGTTACTCAATTTCTTCCGCAAAGAGAGCGTAACCAAAGAGATTATCAAACAAGGTGTTCGAGATGTGGTAGATAGCCTTGAGGCTGGCGGTCGTAATATGACCGGTATCGCCCTTGCTACCGCAACAGCAGGGATTATTGTCGGCGTTGTGGCACTAACGGGCTTTGGGGTTCAGCTTTCAAGTGTGATTGAACTCCTATCAATGGGTAACATTGTGCTAATGTTGATCTTGGTAGCCGTATTCAGCTTAATTTTGGGAATGGGCTTGCCGACAACTGCAAACTACATTGTGGTGTCATCATTAATGGCAACGGTTATCGTGGAAGTCGGGCGTCAAAACGGGTTAATCGTGCCGTTGATTGCGGTGCATTTATTCGTATTCTATTTCGGGATTATGGCAGATGTGACTCCACCTGTTGGTTTAGCCTCGTTCGCTGCGGCAGCAATTTCAGGCGGTAGCCCGATTAATACCGGTATGGTGGCATTTAAATATAGTTTAAGAACCGTCATTTTACCGTTCTTGTTTATCTTTAATACCGACTTGTTATTAATTGATCTGCGTTATCCGGGGCACGGTTGGGTGGTATTTATTACCGCAACCATTGGGGTGCTCGCCTTTACCTCTGCTACAATGCAATATATTGTGACCAAAAACAAATGGTGGGAAACGGTGTTGCTTGTTGTGGCTGCTTTCGCCTTGTTCCGCCCGGGCTTCTTTATGGACAGAATTTATCCGTCTGAACGTCATATCGAGCCGGTGCAGTTTGAAGAGCAGCTGCTTGAAAGCAAGGTGGGTCAAAACGTTACCTTAAAAGTGGAAGGCTTAAATCCTTACGGTAAAGAAATCGAGTTCTACGCTCAGTTACCTGTGCCTGAAGGTTCAACTGGCGAAGAACGGTTGAAAAATTTAGGCTTAACGCTGATTCAAACCGATGAGAAAATAGAAGTTGATGGCGTAGAAACACCAAAAGTGGTGATCGATATGGTAGAAATTGATTCTCCTGCCGCAAAAGCAGGCTTAAACTGGGATCAAACCATTCACTACATTGCCGTACCGCAAGATGCTCCTTCTAAAGATTGGATCTTCATTCCTGCTTTATTGTTGGTATTTGGCATTGTGGCAAACCAACGCCGTAGAGTGAAAAAACAGTAA
- a CDS encoding universal stress protein F encodes MYNKLLIAIDLADLKSAKYVVDTALQITAKNPNAVYRVVSIIEPVDNSLISAFLPKNFDKEVVAEANQKLHEFTKKHFPEGSKVQHIVAYGTIYEEICRIADEKSVDLIMMLASSKPNAKGLSSNTVKVARNTTKPILVLR; translated from the coding sequence ATGTATAACAAATTACTTATTGCGATTGATTTAGCCGACCTAAAAAGTGCTAAATATGTGGTAGATACGGCATTACAAATTACGGCAAAAAATCCGAATGCGGTTTATCGGGTTGTGTCTATTATTGAGCCGGTGGATAACAGCTTAATTTCCGCATTCTTGCCGAAAAATTTCGATAAAGAAGTGGTGGCAGAGGCGAACCAAAAATTGCACGAATTTACCAAAAAACATTTTCCTGAAGGTTCAAAAGTGCAGCACATTGTGGCGTATGGTACGATTTATGAAGAAATTTGCCGTATCGCCGATGAAAAGTCGGTGGATTTAATTATGATGCTGGCAAGCAGCAAACCAAATGCGAAGGGCTTAAGCTCTAATACGGTTAAAGTGGCTCGCAACACCACCAAGCCAATTTTAGTTTTAAGATAA
- the rsmB gene encoding Ribosomal RNA small subunit methyltransferase B has product MAFLFMKKQSFKALSSRAISATIILQVLDQGKSLSTLIPDAQKQLEPKDLPLVQEITFGVCRVLPRLESIIKLLVEKPLKGKTRLVHCLLLVGLYQLLYMRVPAHAAVDEVVNATKTLKLDSFRALTNGVLRRFLREQEEILAKVDKHWQTLHPEWLVNKLKKAYPNWREIVEANNQRPPMWIRVNQQHIKTNDYAVLISKLVEPEFAKNSANPTACLPNCALLLEKAVNVNQLPHFEQGWATVQDAHAQWSAELLGAENGETILDACAAPGGKTTHILEKAPKASVIALDIEESRLSRVRENLARLGQTARVICGDASKPEEWLEEGVMFDRILLDAPCSATGVIRRHPDIKWLRKESDIAELAELQGKILKALWQRLKPNGILLYATCSVLPQENSEQIQRFLQTTPNAKQLEIDFNGEKVLEKQFFPQPNGGDGFFYAKLQKVAE; this is encoded by the coding sequence ATGGCATTTTTATTTATGAAAAAACAATCGTTCAAAGCACTTTCTTCTAGAGCAATAAGTGCAACCATTATTTTACAGGTGTTAGATCAAGGTAAATCACTTTCCACCTTGATTCCTGACGCTCAAAAACAGCTTGAACCAAAAGATTTACCCTTAGTGCAAGAAATCACCTTCGGAGTGTGCCGTGTGCTGCCTCGCTTGGAATCGATCATCAAATTATTAGTTGAAAAACCGCTGAAAGGCAAAACCCGTTTGGTGCATTGCTTACTGTTAGTGGGTTTATACCAACTGCTTTATATGCGAGTGCCGGCACACGCTGCGGTTGATGAGGTAGTGAATGCAACTAAAACGCTAAAATTGGATAGCTTCCGAGCCTTGACCAACGGTGTGCTACGCCGTTTTCTGCGAGAGCAAGAAGAAATCTTAGCGAAGGTAGATAAACATTGGCAGACGCTTCATCCTGAATGGTTGGTCAATAAACTTAAAAAAGCCTATCCGAACTGGCGAGAAATTGTTGAAGCAAACAACCAACGCCCGCCAATGTGGATTCGAGTCAATCAACAACATATCAAGACCAATGATTATGCGGTGTTGATTAGCAAGCTGGTTGAGCCTGAATTTGCAAAAAATTCAGCAAATCCGACCGCTTGCCTGCCAAACTGTGCCTTATTGCTGGAGAAAGCGGTAAATGTGAATCAACTGCCTCATTTCGAGCAAGGCTGGGCAACAGTGCAAGATGCTCACGCACAATGGTCGGCGGAGTTGCTTGGGGCAGAAAATGGTGAAACTATTTTAGATGCCTGTGCCGCACCGGGTGGCAAAACTACCCATATTTTAGAAAAAGCACCAAAGGCAAGCGTCATTGCATTGGATATTGAAGAGAGCCGTTTAAGCCGAGTGCGTGAAAACTTAGCCCGGCTTGGGCAAACCGCACGGGTGATTTGTGGCGATGCCTCCAAGCCTGAGGAATGGCTTGAAGAGGGCGTAATGTTCGACCGCATTTTACTCGATGCCCCTTGTTCCGCAACCGGCGTTATTCGCCGCCACCCCGATATTAAGTGGCTGCGTAAAGAGAGCGATATTGCAGAATTAGCCGAATTACAGGGCAAGATTCTTAAGGCATTATGGCAAAGGTTAAAGCCAAACGGCATTTTGTTGTATGCCACGTGTTCTGTTTTACCGCAAGAAAACAGCGAGCAAATTCAACGATTTTTGCAGACCACACCAAATGCAAAACAACTTGAAATTGATTTTAACGGCGAAAAAGTGTTAGAAAAACAGTTCTTCCCACAACCAAACGGTGGTGATGGTTTCTTCTACGCAAAACTACAAAAAGTGGCAGAGTAA
- the trkA gene encoding Trk system potassium uptake protein trkA: protein MKVIILGAGQVGSTLAENLVSEDNDIVLVDNDPTRLDKLKDKHDLQVIRGEYASPQTLRDAGAGDADLLVAVTNSDEVNMIACQIAYTLFNVPTKIARIRSADYVRERERLFNDDVLPIDHIIAPEILVKEDILRLIHYPGALQITHFADELVSIVNVKAYYGGPLVGYPISALRDHLPHIDARVVAIFRQDKAIVPQGSTIIEAGDEVFFICATQHIRAVMGELQRLDRPHKRIMIVGGGSIGSSLARDLEDQYRVKIIERNPARAEKLAEKLSKTMVLTGDASDEELLFEEHIENIDLFLAVTSDDEANIMSALLAKRLGAKKVIILVQRPAYLHLIQGGTIDIAISPQQATISALASYVRKGDILQVSSLKLGVAGAVEIIAHGDETTSKVVGRQIRELKLPQGAIVGAVVRGEEVIIAHKSTMIAENDRVIIFVNDKKQIDEIEKLFQLGVFFL, encoded by the coding sequence ATGAAAGTAATTATTTTAGGGGCAGGACAAGTTGGCTCTACGCTGGCAGAAAATTTGGTGAGCGAAGACAATGATATTGTCTTAGTGGATAATGACCCAACTCGTTTAGACAAGCTCAAAGATAAACACGATTTACAAGTGATTCGGGGCGAATATGCTTCACCCCAAACCTTGCGTGATGCCGGTGCCGGTGATGCTGATCTATTAGTTGCTGTAACTAATAGTGATGAAGTGAATATGATCGCCTGCCAAATTGCTTACACTTTATTTAATGTGCCGACCAAAATTGCCCGTATTCGTAGTGCTGATTATGTGAGAGAACGGGAGCGATTGTTTAATGATGATGTATTGCCTATCGACCATATTATTGCCCCTGAAATTTTAGTCAAAGAAGATATTTTACGCCTTATTCACTATCCGGGGGCGTTGCAAATTACTCATTTTGCTGATGAGTTAGTCAGTATCGTGAATGTAAAAGCCTATTATGGTGGGCCTTTGGTTGGTTACCCGATTTCCGCCCTGCGTGATCATTTGCCGCATATTGATGCTCGGGTTGTCGCAATTTTCCGTCAAGACAAAGCGATTGTGCCACAAGGTTCAACTATTATTGAGGCGGGAGATGAAGTCTTTTTCATCTGTGCAACCCAACATATTCGAGCAGTAATGGGTGAACTACAACGGCTTGACCGCCCACACAAGCGGATTATGATTGTCGGTGGGGGGAGTATTGGTTCTTCGTTAGCTCGGGATTTAGAAGATCAGTATCGGGTAAAAATTATCGAACGCAATCCGGCTCGAGCTGAAAAATTGGCAGAAAAACTCTCTAAAACGATGGTGCTTACCGGTGATGCCTCCGATGAAGAGTTGCTGTTTGAGGAGCATATTGAGAATATTGATTTATTCCTTGCCGTCACCAGTGATGATGAAGCGAATATTATGTCCGCCCTGCTGGCAAAACGGCTTGGGGCGAAAAAAGTGATTATTTTAGTGCAACGCCCTGCCTATTTACACCTGATTCAAGGTGGCACTATTGATATTGCCATTTCCCCACAACAAGCTACTATTTCTGCTCTCGCTAGTTACGTTAGAAAAGGCGATATTTTACAAGTTTCTTCACTCAAACTTGGGGTTGCAGGAGCGGTAGAAATTATCGCTCACGGCGATGAAACCACTTCAAAAGTGGTTGGACGACAAATCCGTGAATTAAAACTACCGCAAGGGGCAATTGTTGGGGCGGTGGTGCGAGGCGAAGAAGTTATTATCGCTCACAAATCCACTATGATTGCAGAAAATGACCGTGTGATTATTTTTGTGAACGATAAGAAACAGATCGATGAAATTGAAAAACTGTTCCAACTTGGTGTGTTTTTCTTATAA
- the yagU gene encoding Inner membrane protein yagU, with protein MSIFQQTNPNRRRYGLAVFIGIIAGIISAFVKWGAEHPFPPRSPIDLFTAACPQPVLDAMNAAADQVAAKTIALQECSRAFLNPPHVFLRDYIGIDPTEAAFTFADHAFNWIGVTHMIFSLVFAIGYCIVAEIFPKIKFWQGIGAGIIANICVHYITFPALGLTPPVAEWPLYEHISELVGHIFWFWTIEVIRRDLRNRITGEPDAEVPLDQPFR; from the coding sequence ATGAGTATTTTCCAACAAACCAATCCAAACCGCCGTCGTTATGGGCTAGCTGTATTTATCGGGATTATTGCCGGTATTATTTCAGCATTCGTAAAATGGGGGGCAGAACATCCTTTCCCACCTCGTAGTCCGATTGATCTATTTACCGCTGCTTGCCCGCAACCGGTGTTAGATGCAATGAATGCCGCAGCAGACCAAGTGGCTGCCAAAACCATCGCATTACAAGAATGTTCACGTGCATTTTTAAACCCACCACACGTTTTCTTACGTGATTATATTGGTATCGATCCAACTGAAGCAGCATTTACCTTTGCTGACCACGCGTTCAACTGGATTGGCGTAACCCATATGATTTTCTCGTTAGTTTTTGCGATTGGTTACTGCATTGTGGCGGAAATCTTCCCAAAAATTAAATTCTGGCAAGGCATTGGTGCCGGTATCATCGCTAATATTTGTGTTCACTACATCACCTTCCCGGCATTAGGTTTAACACCACCGGTTGCTGAATGGCCGTTATATGAACACATTTCTGAATTAGTTGGTCATATTTTCTGGTTCTGGACCATTGAGGTGATTCGTCGCGATTTACGTAACCGTATTACAGGTGAACCTGATGCCGAAGTGCCGTTAGATCAACCGTTCCGTTAA
- the aldA gene encoding Lactaldehyde dehydrogenase, whose product MVKQYQMYINGEFVPALDGRTLAVYNPATEKAISEVPRGGADDAKIAIDAAEAAQEAWERLPAIERGKYLRQIAVGIRERADEIARTISEEMGKTLSLATVEVHFTADYLDYMAEWARRYEGEIIQSDRPNEHIFLYKKAIGVTTGILPWNFPFFLIARKAAPALVTGNTIVIKPSEDAPNNAILFSEIVHQVGLPKGVFNVVTGYGNEVGPELSGNEKIGMVSFTGSQFAGQKVMEAASKNIIKVNLELGGKAPAIVLDDADLELAATAVVNSRVINSGQVCNCAERIYVQSSIKEQFVQKLVEKMQAVKYGNPLEQQDIDMGPMVNEKGLHKVQEMVTHALHQGGNLVLGGKVVEGTGYYFEPTIIDNVDNSMDIMRHEIFGPVIPVATFDTIDEAIRLANDCEYGLTSSVYTQNINKAMKVISRLKFGETYVNRENFEAMQGYHAGWRKSGIGGADGKHGLEEYLQTQVVYLQFDDKV is encoded by the coding sequence ATGGTGAAACAATATCAAATGTATATTAATGGTGAATTTGTGCCTGCGTTAGATGGCCGCACTTTAGCAGTCTATAACCCTGCCACCGAAAAAGCTATCTCCGAAGTCCCTCGTGGCGGAGCTGATGACGCCAAAATCGCAATCGATGCTGCTGAAGCCGCCCAAGAAGCTTGGGAACGTTTACCAGCCATTGAACGAGGAAAATATTTACGTCAAATCGCCGTTGGGATTCGTGAGCGTGCCGATGAAATTGCTCGCACCATTTCCGAAGAAATGGGGAAAACCCTGTCATTAGCGACCGTTGAGGTACATTTTACCGCCGATTACTTAGACTATATGGCAGAATGGGCGAGACGTTATGAAGGGGAAATTATTCAAAGTGATCGCCCAAATGAACATATTTTCTTATATAAAAAAGCGATTGGTGTCACCACCGGCATTTTACCGTGGAACTTCCCGTTCTTCCTCATTGCCCGTAAAGCAGCTCCGGCATTAGTAACAGGTAATACCATTGTGATTAAACCAAGTGAAGATGCCCCTAATAATGCCATTCTCTTTTCAGAAATCGTGCATCAAGTCGGTTTACCTAAGGGGGTATTTAATGTCGTCACCGGCTATGGCAATGAAGTCGGGCCAGAACTTTCAGGCAATGAAAAAATCGGTATGGTTTCCTTTACCGGTAGCCAGTTTGCCGGACAAAAAGTGATGGAAGCCGCCAGCAAGAATATCATTAAAGTCAATTTAGAATTAGGGGGCAAAGCCCCAGCTATCGTATTAGACGATGCAGATCTTGAGCTTGCCGCAACCGCCGTTGTCAATTCTCGAGTCATCAATTCAGGGCAGGTTTGTAACTGTGCAGAACGCATTTATGTACAGAGTTCAATTAAAGAGCAATTTGTCCAAAAATTGGTAGAGAAAATGCAAGCGGTGAAATATGGTAATCCATTAGAACAACAAGACATTGATATGGGACCGATGGTGAATGAAAAAGGCTTGCATAAAGTGCAGGAAATGGTGACACACGCACTGCATCAAGGAGGTAATCTGGTATTAGGCGGTAAGGTGGTTGAAGGAACAGGCTACTACTTTGAGCCAACTATTATCGACAATGTAGATAACTCTATGGATATTATGCGGCACGAAATTTTTGGGCCGGTCATTCCGGTTGCGACATTTGATACCATTGATGAAGCGATTCGCTTAGCCAATGATTGTGAATATGGCTTAACCTCTTCGGTTTACACGCAAAATATCAATAAAGCGATGAAAGTAATTTCCCGCTTAAAATTCGGAGAAACTTATGTAAACCGTGAAAACTTTGAAGCAATGCAAGGCTACCACGCCGGTTGGCGTAAATCGGGTATTGGCGGTGCTGACGGTAAGCACGGCTTAGAGGAATACCTACAAACTCAGGTGGTTTATCTGCAATTTGATGATAAAGTATAG
- the fucO gene encoding Lactaldehyde reductase: protein MANRLILNETSYHGKGAIQNIVHEVTSRSFKKALVVTDKDLIKFNVAQKVTALLDAAGLPYEIFDEVKANPAVDVIKAGVAKFKTSGADYLIAIGGGSPIDSAKAIGIIINNPEFSDVLSLEGVAPTHQKCVPIIAIPTTAGTAAEVTINYVITDEEKKRKFVCVDVHDVPAVALVDPDMMESMPKSLAAATGMDALTHAIEGYITKAAWELTDALHLKAIELIGRSLRGAVEKNPKDVEAMALGQYVAGMGFSNVGLGVVHSMAHPLSAYYDTPHGIANAVLLPYVMEFNKNYTGEKYREIARAMGVKGVDEMSQEEYRNAAIAAVQQLSQDVGIPPKLHQIGVKEADLPALSVDAFNDVCTGGNPRDCTAEELLEVYRIAY, encoded by the coding sequence ATGGCAAATCGTCTTATCCTCAATGAAACCAGTTACCACGGCAAAGGTGCAATCCAAAACATTGTTCACGAAGTGACTAGTCGGAGTTTCAAAAAAGCCCTTGTGGTAACAGACAAAGACCTGATCAAATTTAACGTTGCCCAAAAAGTTACCGCCTTGCTTGATGCCGCAGGCTTGCCTTATGAGATTTTCGATGAGGTAAAAGCCAATCCGGCAGTCGATGTAATCAAGGCTGGGGTAGCCAAATTTAAAACCTCCGGTGCCGATTATTTAATTGCGATTGGTGGCGGCTCACCGATTGATAGTGCCAAAGCAATTGGTATCATCATCAATAATCCTGAATTTAGCGATGTCCTTTCACTAGAAGGAGTCGCTCCAACCCACCAAAAATGTGTGCCGATTATCGCCATTCCAACCACAGCAGGTACGGCAGCAGAAGTCACTATTAACTATGTGATTACCGATGAAGAGAAAAAACGCAAATTTGTGTGCGTGGACGTTCACGATGTACCAGCAGTGGCGTTAGTCGATCCGGATATGATGGAATCTATGCCAAAAAGCTTGGCTGCCGCAACCGGTATGGACGCCCTCACCCATGCCATTGAAGGTTACATTACCAAAGCTGCGTGGGAATTAACCGATGCCTTACATCTGAAAGCGATTGAGCTGATCGGTCGTTCATTGCGTGGTGCAGTGGAGAAAAACCCGAAAGATGTCGAAGCGATGGCATTAGGACAATATGTGGCAGGAATGGGTTTCTCCAACGTCGGCCTTGGCGTAGTACACAGTATGGCACATCCGCTTTCCGCCTATTACGACACCCCGCACGGCATTGCCAATGCGGTATTACTGCCGTATGTAATGGAATTTAATAAAAATTACACCGGCGAAAAATACCGTGAAATCGCCCGAGCAATGGGGGTGAAAGGCGTAGATGAAATGAGCCAAGAAGAGTACCGCAATGCTGCTATTGCCGCTGTACAACAGCTTTCACAAGATGTCGGCATTCCGCCAAAACTACATCAAATCGGCGTCAAAGAAGCCGATTTACCGGCATTATCGGTCGATGCCTTTAATGATGTCTGCACCGGTGGCAACCCAAGAGATTGTACCGCTGAGGAGTTGTTGGAGGTATATCGAATCGCATACTAG
- the ptsG_1 gene encoding EIICB-Glc produces MSNTLTDKALVVIAALGGRENIVDVYACITRLRVEVKNTDIVEWDKIKSVGALGVVTSGAVIQSIFGSDAEAYRDEIKRILNI; encoded by the coding sequence ATGTCAAATACCCTTACCGATAAAGCCTTAGTGGTGATTGCCGCACTTGGCGGTCGAGAAAATATTGTCGATGTTTACGCCTGCATTACCCGCTTACGGGTGGAGGTGAAAAATACCGACATTGTAGAATGGGATAAAATTAAATCTGTCGGTGCGTTAGGCGTTGTGACCTCCGGTGCGGTGATTCAATCTATTTTTGGTAGCGATGCCGAAGCCTACCGTGATGAAATCAAACGTATTTTGAATATTTAG